GGAAAAAGAGCATGTAAGGTCAGGAGCTCGGGCTCCCAGGTGCAATGGCCGAGGCCTTGGTTATGATGGTGTAGGTGGGTGCTTTGGGGAACAGAGTCTGGGGAGCAGATGCTGGGGAAAGAGCCCTCCCCACTTTCCTGCACTGTCAGGGAGGAGCCAGGCTAGGTGGCTCCAGACCCCAGGGCCCTCTGTCCACACCTGGCTTAGGCACCGGACATCCGTGGAGGAACTGGCGGAGGGCTTGGGGCTGGCGCGAGGCCCAGTGGGTGCTGCAAGGTTGATCATCGCGTACTCCGGGACCAGGCCGTTCCCCAGGGGCTGAAACAGAGACTTGGTCAGAACAGCCCGTCCTTGGCAGCAGGGATGGTCTGTGAGCCTGAGCAGGGAAGGGAAATGCAGGAGGGGTGAGCAAGGGGGAGAGCAGCGGCTGTGGAGTCAGAGTCCTTAGGTCCAATTTCCTACATCTCAATGTGAACTTGGGTAAGCCACCGAACCTCCCCAAGGCTATTTCCTacgctgtaaaatggggataagggTATTTTCTTCAGGGTTATTGTGACTCTTCATGATAATGTTTTATCCCTCCACTCGGGGCTCCTGGAACGAttactttgttttcattattgATATTTCTAGCTTTGGCTGCAGGTTCTTTGTAATAGGCCCAGAGAAAGCAAAGTTGGACACCTCAAAGATTCACCTAATAACAAACAGCACGGGAAGAAATCCTCAGAGATCATCAGTCTGAGTAAACCCTCCTTGAttgatgaggaaaccgaggtccAGGAAAGGGAGGTGGGTGGTCCAGGATGAGTGGGGAAGCCCATCTCCTCACCCAGGCCCTCCTGTCCCTATGGGTCTTCAGGTTGGATGCCAGGCCCCTCCACTTCCTGCTCCCTTGTTCTAGCAGCTGGCAGAGCACAGGCTGGAGTTGGCAGAGGCTCCTGGCCAAGTCTCCCGAGAGCACAGCTGCCCTGAGGTGCCTAGTCATGAGCTTCATGGCCTGATGGGGCCCGAAGCCAGAGAAAAGAGCTACCATTTTCTGGACAACTACAGATGTTTCATCTCACTGTTTCCTAACTACAATCCtgtcagatgggaaaactgaggttcagagaggttatgtAACTAGCCAGGGTCACATAGCTATTGAGCGGCTAAGCTAGCACTTGTACTCACCCGCCCCTATTTGACCTCAGGCCCAAGCTCTTCTCCCACACCACCCGGCAGGGCACGCAGCACACTTCTCTTTGTCTTGGGTCCCTTGTCTAGGAACCAGGCCTCCTGCTTCTATCAATACCTGAGCTTCAGGGGATGGGGCAGAGATGGATAAGTTTGAGGGAAcagagaatggagggaggaggaaggagatttCACAAATGGTGTCACTCATGGTCCTTGTTCCTCCAGTCCTGCCTATGGTGAGGACATGCCAGAGCTGGGGCTGGCCAGAGGACTCCTGGATGGACTCAGGTCCATTTCCCATCAACCCCATGTTTACAACGTTGTGATTCGGTTAAAACCCAGCCACCACTGACCACTGGCTGCCAGCAGCCACAGAAGTGTCACCTGCTCAAGGGTGACTGAATTTGAGGAAAGAACTTCATGGGGAAGAGACCAAACTACACATGTAGGCAGTGGCCAGGACCACTACCCTGTGGTCGGTGTGAGTCTCAATCTATTGTTGGTCCCTCTGCCCACACTGTGGACAGTTGGCCTGTTCCAGCAAGCACAGGGTCATTTTCTGGGGTATTGAATAAACTAGATATATGAGAACCCCTGCTTCTAGGCACTAGAAAAATAGGAACAAGGACACAGGGAAGCCTTGAGAAGTGACAGTGAAGTCTTGATCTGAGCCCAGCACCCAGTTGCACTGTTACAGAAGTGAGGGCCATGGCCACCCTGTGTTCATGGACCAACAATGGTTCTTTCTCCAGAGACCAGGGGAGGAGTCCTGGGCTGAGGAGCTGGCTCCACTCCTCAACCCCTTGTTCTTCAGTGTGCGGGTGCAGGAGCACGGCGTGTTGCCCCGGCCCCACAGACTATGGTTACTTTTCCCAGTTCTGCTTCTTTCAGGCTGGGTCACCGTAGGCAGGTTACctactctctctgagcctctatttCTTATTCCGTAAGACGGGAACAATAaaacctggctgtgcaggagctaCAAAGGTTCAATGACATGTGCAAAGCccgtggcacatagtaggtgttccagAAAAGAGTTAAAGGGTACTCTGGCAGTAGCTCTCTTGGGAAGGAAAGTGGTAGTCTGAGCACTTCCCCTTCCTTGTGAGTCTTGTACATCCTGGGGCTCTCTGGTAGGGTGAATGGAgtgccctctcccctctgacctgAATGTGGGCACAAAAAGCCCCCAATCCTTTCAAGTCCTTCTCCAGTCTCTGCTATAAACTACAGAgaagccaaaaataaataaattgtgtgtgtgtgtgtgtgtgcagagacagagagagtcagagagagggggacagataggcacagacagacaggaagggagagagatgagaaacatcaattctttgttgtggttccttagttgtcctttgactgattgatttctcatatgtgccttgaccgcgggccttcagcagaccgagtgatcccttgcttgagccagtgaccttgggctcaagctggtgagctgtgctcaaaccacatgagcctgcactcaagctggagacctcagggttttgaacccgggtcctccgtgtcccagtccaatgctctatccactgcgccactgcctggtcaggcaaaaaacccaaaaattttCAACtggccatgttcacaggtcttgcCTCTGACACTTTTGGGAGACCTTGCTCCACCTTTTTCCTAACAAGCGGCTGTCCCCAGTCCTCTGCCCACTGACCCCATGCCCCTCCCACAGTTGCAGGGTAAAGGCAAGTGACTCTGGCAGGAAGCAGAGTGTGGGTTGCATGGGCGGCTAGGGTTGGCCTCCCCATGGCTTCCCCATGGCCTCCCACAGCAGCACGAGGGTCTCCCTCCTCCGCCGCCCCTCCTCTGGCACTGGGTGGAGTGAACCCCAGGAGGAatagccaggaggcagggctaaGGATGTGGCCAGTGGcagcccctctctgtctccttgacCTTTCCCTCACTCCTGTGGGCCACCTTTGGCCTTGTAGAGCTTCCTGAGACAACAACAGCTGCTTCCTAAGTCAAGCCCAATACCCCattcccacccccgcccctcccaaGAGGGATTAGGCCTGAGGCTTTTGTCCTCACTGACTGGCGCCAGGAAAGGCTATACTAGCCCCCTTTCCTGCCCCATGTTTAAGAGAATCAGTGGAGGCATCTCAGTAAACTGCTGCAGGAGGAGGCTTTGGGTGAGGCAGGTGGGGCTTTGGTTTCCTGAACCCAGGATTCTGCAGCCCTCTCCTTATGTGGAAGGGGATGGTCTCTCCTTGCAGGGGTCAAGGACAGGCCCTGCAGTAGGCAGCCTTGAGGCAGGTTCCCCTCTCCAGGAAGGTGGACAAAGAACCCCCATTCATTCCTTCTGCCCCTGGTTCCCAGAGCACCACCTTCAGCCTGTGTCTCAGAGCCGAGGAAAGCTCAGAGAAAACATTAGGGTGTTCTGGAAAGAGAGGAGATGAGAGTTGATAAATCTGGgtcctattttttatttaggccactgcttgctgtgtgaccttggtcaagatttttaccctctctgggcctcagttttctcttctgcaaaaGCAGAGTAGAGCCCATAGTTTTTATACTTTGGTGTGCTGTCAGAATCCTCACGGGGGCAGTATTTAAAATTCAGGTTCCTGGGCCCCGCCCCTAGAGGTATGGCTGGGAAAGTATATTTCTAGAACCACCAGTCCACCAACCCCAGCTGTTCTGAAAGGGGATGCACACCAAATTTCAGGGAAGGCTGAACTAGATGGTCTCAAAGACCCACTCTGGATCCAGCTCTGATCTCTGACTATTCAAGGGGCATGAGAGGAAGGTGCTGGGCCTGGGTTCAAGCCCTGCCTGGCCCCTGGTGGAAAGTTGGGGTGAGGAGGAAGGCTGTCGGCTCACAGCCTGAAGGGCTGGTCTTGGGGCTCACAGGTTCCCTGGGGGTAGAAAGCAAGCCCAGCCTTGAGATCAGCCACGGAGGGGGATGCCCTGGGGGTCTGGGGGTCCAAGTTTGGGCTTTGGCCCATTTTCTGTCTTACCAATTGTGAGAGGTGGGCCTTCTCGTTCTTCTGTGTCTCCGTGGTCAGCTGAGCTGAAAGAAACCAGAAGAAGCACCTTGAGGCCAGGAGTAGCCAGGAGTAGCCTGTAGTTGCTCCCACAGAAGTGGGCTGGTCCCCCTGCACCTTCAAGCAGGGGCTTCCTAGAGGGAGTTGGCAAGCAGGTTGGGCAGAAAAGCCTCTACTAACTCATCCCCTTGGCAATGACCTAGCCTTTTGGGATCCATACATGGAAATGCCCTGATGAGGGCCAGAAACGGGCTAGGGAAGTAAAATTCTATGTGCTAAAGTCATTGCTTCTTTAAACTCGGTGTGCATACAAGGCCCTGGAAATgctattaaaatgcagattctaacTCAATAAGCTGGCGTtggggcctgagagtctgcattacAAACAGGCTACCAGGGGATGTCACTGCTGCTAGATGGGGACCACAATTTGAAAGACAAGATGCTGAGGCTCCAAGGTTGTGACCAGGAATGTTCCTACCCTGTATGCTCTTCCCCGACTCCTCTGTGGGGATTCGAAGATACAGGCAGGCAAAGCTAACATTGCTTCCTGGAGCTGCACAGGGAGGAGTTGGGAGGCAGGCCCACGATGTCCCCGTGGCCATCTGCACAGGGACAACATTGCCAATTTGCCAAATGCTTTCCCACACATCTTTCTGGCTCCACTACTTCCTAGCTATGCAAACACAAGGCAAGCCACTTAAGCactttgtgtctcagtttcttcctctgcatAGCGGGAGTACTTGTAATACGTAGTTCCTGACTCCACAGTATTGAGaggattaaagaagataaaagcaacGTAAGCCAcacaacagtgcctggcacacgtaGCTCCTATTACTGTTATTTCAGTTATTTATCTGTGCTGTCCAACCCAGGAACCAAGAAACACAAGAAACACACCTGGCCACCGAGCACTGGAAATGTGACTACTCCAAATTACACTGGGTTTCAAAGACTCAATATGAGAAAAATGAATGTAGAGTATGTactaatattttcatattgttttcatGTTGAAATGATCTAGTTTTGGTTATAGTATGttaaataaagtatatgattaaaaTGAACTTCACTTAATAACTTCTTTGCAATTTTGTTATGTGACTATTAGAGAATTGTAAATCACATATGTGGATGTTGGACACATATCTGTGATGTGAAGTAGCCGAGGCTCAGGGACGTAGGTGATTTCCCCAAGGTCCCACAGCTAAAAAAGTGGCAGACCTGGGATTTGAAGCCAAGCCTCGAAAGAGCACCTCTGGAGAGCCAGCGGCCACAGTGTCTGTCAAGTTCCAGTGCTCGTCCCGTCTTCCCCCATATAGTCAGTCCTCACACAGGAGCTGGAACTGAGCATGGAGTCTCTGGGATTGCTAGGCAGAGAAGTGACTGATAAGCTCAGATGAACGTGAGCAAGCCGAGAGTCCCCATTCTCCTACTCCCCCATTTGAATTGCTTTTTTTCCTCATGTTGAGGGCCCTGTGGTTCTCTCAGAAGTGAGGAGCAGGACTCCTGATGCCCGTATCTCAGACAGACACACTGAGCTGCAAGGTTTCTCTGGGCTGGTAGGGGGACTGCAGATCTCAGTGTGGTCCCCGGCTGAGAGCCTTCCACCCACTCCCTTCTAGCTTTGctcaccttccttcctcctccggAACATGCACCTGCCGAGGACAGCCAGTCCTGTGGCCAGCAGAAGGGCCAGCAGCACTAGGACCGGCGCCAAGATGCGGATCGTTGGTGGGGACACCCTGCAGAAGGCACCCAGTGGCTGTCAGCAGGTATCAGCGGCATGCTGTGCACCACGACATTCTTATTCTGAGCCCCAGCCATGTCCCTTGTCTTTCCCAAGGAGATCAGAGGGTATCAGGAACCAAACATCTAGTCAGTCCCAAAGGAAAGCACCCCAGCCCCCTACTGCCAACCCCAGGAGGCACTTTCAGCCGGTGCATGCATTAGCAGTCCCCTGGGTGTTGGTAACAGTGCAGTAATGTATAAACCCCCAAGGGCCAATCCTTCGGGCTAGGGCTCTAGTTGGGAAAGAAAAACTGTTTTTGTTCCATATTTTCATGCTTGCCACAGGGCCCAGTGCAAAGTGTACAGGCGAAAACTACTGGACTGGGGTGGCAGTCTCGGAGGCTGGGGCGGGGAGAGAAGTGGGCCCTTCACCTCGGCAGGGCCTGCATGTCCAGGGAAAGAGGGCTGCTGGCCCCTgcagtggaggagggtgggggttgAATCTGCCCCCAGTGCCTCTGAAAAGAGGCTGTGTTCGCCTGGAGGAAAAAGTGTGAGGTTCTTACTTGCTCAAAGGCCCCTTATAGTTTGGTGATAGTCTGAAAGGTGACTTTGGTCACCTGGAGCTCACCTGGActtggagctgctgctgctggggacAAGACTAGTGTCCTTTGCGGAGGTGGAGTCCAAGCGGGTCGATGGGCGGGAGGTCCCTGCATGAGGAGAGGTTGCTTTGTGAGCAGAGGTCTCTTCATACGGAACAGTCACTGCGTGAGGAGAGTGCCCTGCATACGGAGAGGCTCCTGCGTGCACGTACAGGGCTGTCCCTGTGAATGGAGAGGCCTTGGCCTCTGTCTTTTCCTGCTTGGCTGTGGTGACTGTCGGGCGGACACCAGGAGAAGCTACAAGTCCAAAAGCAATGCCTCATCACCTTCCCTGCCCCTTGAATCCCAGCTTCCCCAGACCTCAGAACCTTGACACCCGAAGTCTCCCCTTCCCGGGACCAGTTTCTCAGAACACGCCCAGGTAAAGGACGCCTCAGAAAGCAATCAGAGGCCTGGATGAAGCCATTGTGAGCAAGCAGGCCGTCCCTCAGGCACGCCCCACAGCTGTGCACAGATTTCAGCCCCTTTTTGTGTCCTCAGCCTGTTCTCTGAGGGAGGCATGCACCCCTACTCCCACCTCCATGAGCCATT
The DNA window shown above is from Saccopteryx bilineata isolate mSacBil1 chromosome 2, mSacBil1_pri_phased_curated, whole genome shotgun sequence and carries:
- the CD300LG gene encoding CMRF35-like molecule 9 isoform X2, translated to MRLLVLLWGCFLLPGYGAVTGPKEISGFEGDTVSLQCSYEEDLRNHKKYWCKEGGIFISRCSHTVYAGEDGQENTEGRVSIQDSPKELRFNVTLRNLTPQDSGKYWCGVKKLGLDDTFLVSLTVLPASPGVRPTVTTAKQEKTEAKASPFTGTALYVHAGASPYAGHSPHAVTVPYEETSAHKATSPHAGTSRPSTRLDSTSAKDTSLVPSSSSSKSRVSPPTIRILAPVLVLLALLLATGLAVLGRCMFRRRKEAQLTTETQKNEKAHLSQLPLGNGLVPEYAMINLAAPTGPRASPKPSASSSTDVRCLSQAPEEEEAPFQDPEGEASPGPPPHMSAEELSLSTFISV